A single genomic interval of Coturnix japonica isolate 7356 chromosome 14, Coturnix japonica 2.1, whole genome shotgun sequence harbors:
- the LOC107320565 gene encoding cytochrome P450 2W1-like isoform X3 yields MRNLGMGKQMMEGKVFEELHFLIEKIKSFKGEPFSLRSFSIAPINITFLMLFGDRFDYKDPTFLTLLRLIDEVMVLLGSPYLNYFNFYPFLGFLFKTHKILLKKIEDVRVIIRQYMKASREDINENSVRSYTDALVFKQHEEKNKKDSLFHDDNLIASILDLVMAGTETTATTLQWAILLMMKYPEIQKKVQEEIGRTVKAGSWATYEDRKNMPFTNAVIHEVQRFITLLPHVPRCTAVDTHFRGYFLPKGIIVIPSLTSVLLDKTQWETPHQFNPNHFLDAEGNFVKREAFLPFSTGRRNCIGESLAKMELFVFFVGLLQTFTFQPQPGVSEADLDLTVPETTFTLRPRPQATCAILHE; encoded by the exons ATGCGCAACCTCGGCATGGGGAAGCAGATGATGGAAGGGAAAGTTTTTGAGGAGCTTCACTTCCTCATCGAGAAGATCAAATCCTTTAAAG GGGAACCTTTCAGCCTGAGGTCCTTCAGCATTGCTCCGATCAACATCACCTTCCTCATGCTCTTTGGAGACAGGTTTGACTATAAGGACCCAACATTTCTCACTCTCCTAAGACTCATAGATGAAGTTATGGTTCTTCTGGGATCTCCGTACTTGAAC TATTTCAATTTCTACCCATTCcttggatttcttttcaaaaccCACAAGattttgcttaagaaaataGAAGATGTGCGTGTCATTATAAGGCAATACATGAAGGCAAGCAGGGAAGATATCAATGAGAACAGTGTGAGGAGCTACACTGACGCCTTGGTATTCAAGCAGCACGAG gagaaaaacaagaaagacagCCTCTTCCATGATGACAACTTAATAGCATCCATACTCGACCTGGTCATGGCGGGCACAGAGACCACAGCCACCACGCTGCAGTGGGCCATCCTGCTGATGATGAAATACCCAGAGATCCAAA AAAAGGTGCAGGAGGAGATTGGAAGAACTGTCAAAGCTGGAAGCTGGGCCACGTACGAGGACCGCAAGAACATGCCATTCACTAACGCGGTGATCCACGAAGTGCAGAGGTTCATCACCCTCCTGCCCCACGTTCCGCGCTGCACCGCTGTGGACACCCACTTCAGGGGATACTTCCTTCCCAAG GGGATAATTGTCATCCCATCGCTCACCTCAGTGCTGTTGGATAAGACGCAGTGGGAGACACCGCACCAGTTCAACCCCAACCACTTCCTCGATGCTGAAGGGAATTTTGTCAAGAGGGAGGCTTTCCTGCCCTTCTCCACAG GGCGAAGGAACTGCATCGGAGAAAGCCTCGCCAAGATGGAGCTGTTTGTCTTCTTCGTAGGGCTGCTGCAGACGTTCactttccaacctcagccagGAGTTTCAGAGGCTGACTTGGACCTGACCGTCCCCGAAACGACTTTTACATTAAGGCCTCGGCCTCAGGCGACCTGTGCCATCCTGCATGAGTAG
- the LOC107320565 gene encoding cytochrome P450 2W1-like isoform X2, with translation MAFLISCISDPVLMGLLGAAVLLAVLYFSTGSKNAAFKLPPGPTPLPIIGNLHLVDIRRQDKSLMKLAEEYGPVFTLHFGFQKVVVLTGYEVVREALVNYTEEFVDRPSIPIFDQIQNGNGVFFSIGDLWRTTRRFTVSSMRNLGMGKQMMEGKVFEELHFLIEKIKSFKGEPFSLRSFSIAPINITFLMLFGDRFDYKDPTFLTLLRLIDEVMVLLGSPYLNEKNKKDSLFHDDNLIASILDLVMAGTETTATTLQWAILLMMKYPEIQKKVQEEIGRTVKAGSWATYEDRKNMPFTNAVIHEVQRFITLLPHVPRCTAVDTHFRGYFLPKGIIVIPSLTSVLLDKTQWETPHQFNPNHFLDAEGNFVKREAFLPFSTGRRNCIGESLAKMELFVFFVGLLQTFTFQPQPGVSEADLDLTVPETTFTLRPRPQATCAILHE, from the exons aTGGCTTTCTTAATTTCTTGTATCTCCGACCCTGTATTAATGGGTCTGCTGGGTGCAGCGGTGCTGTTAGCTGTACTCTATTTTTCAACCGGCTCTAAAAATGCAGCGTTTAAATTGCCTCCTGGTCCAACTCCTCTTCCGATCATTGGTAACCTGCATTTGGTGGACATCAGAAGGCAAGATAAGTCACTAATGAAG CTTGCGGAAGAATACGGCCCGGTCTTCACCCTCCATTTTGGCTTCCAGAAAGTTGTGGTCCTGACTGGGTACGAAGTTGTGCGGGAGGCGCTTGTGAACTACACAGAGGAGTTTGTAGACAGACCATCCATCCCAATATTTGACCAAATTCAGAATGGAAACG GTGTGTTCTTCTCTATTGGCGATCTGTGGAGAACAACGCGCCGGTTCACCGTCTCCAGCATGCGCAACCTCGGCATGGGGAAGCAGATGATGGAAGGGAAAGTTTTTGAGGAGCTTCACTTCCTCATCGAGAAGATCAAATCCTTTAAAG GGGAACCTTTCAGCCTGAGGTCCTTCAGCATTGCTCCGATCAACATCACCTTCCTCATGCTCTTTGGAGACAGGTTTGACTATAAGGACCCAACATTTCTCACTCTCCTAAGACTCATAGATGAAGTTATGGTTCTTCTGGGATCTCCGTACTTGAAC gagaaaaacaagaaagacagCCTCTTCCATGATGACAACTTAATAGCATCCATACTCGACCTGGTCATGGCGGGCACAGAGACCACAGCCACCACGCTGCAGTGGGCCATCCTGCTGATGATGAAATACCCAGAGATCCAAA AAAAGGTGCAGGAGGAGATTGGAAGAACTGTCAAAGCTGGAAGCTGGGCCACGTACGAGGACCGCAAGAACATGCCATTCACTAACGCGGTGATCCACGAAGTGCAGAGGTTCATCACCCTCCTGCCCCACGTTCCGCGCTGCACCGCTGTGGACACCCACTTCAGGGGATACTTCCTTCCCAAG GGGATAATTGTCATCCCATCGCTCACCTCAGTGCTGTTGGATAAGACGCAGTGGGAGACACCGCACCAGTTCAACCCCAACCACTTCCTCGATGCTGAAGGGAATTTTGTCAAGAGGGAGGCTTTCCTGCCCTTCTCCACAG GGCGAAGGAACTGCATCGGAGAAAGCCTCGCCAAGATGGAGCTGTTTGTCTTCTTCGTAGGGCTGCTGCAGACGTTCactttccaacctcagccagGAGTTTCAGAGGCTGACTTGGACCTGACCGTCCCCGAAACGACTTTTACATTAAGGCCTCGGCCTCAGGCGACCTGTGCCATCCTGCATGAGTAG
- the LOC107320565 gene encoding cytochrome P450 2W1-like isoform X1, which translates to MAFLISCISDPVLMGLLGAAVLLAVLYFSTGSKNAAFKLPPGPTPLPIIGNLHLVDIRRQDKSLMKLAEEYGPVFTLHFGFQKVVVLTGYEVVREALVNYTEEFVDRPSIPIFDQIQNGNGVFFSIGDLWRTTRRFTVSSMRNLGMGKQMMEGKVFEELHFLIEKIKSFKGEPFSLRSFSIAPINITFLMLFGDRFDYKDPTFLTLLRLIDEVMVLLGSPYLNYFNFYPFLGFLFKTHKILLKKIEDVRVIIRQYMKASREDINENSVRSYTDALVFKQHEEKNKKDSLFHDDNLIASILDLVMAGTETTATTLQWAILLMMKYPEIQKKVQEEIGRTVKAGSWATYEDRKNMPFTNAVIHEVQRFITLLPHVPRCTAVDTHFRGYFLPKGIIVIPSLTSVLLDKTQWETPHQFNPNHFLDAEGNFVKREAFLPFSTGRRNCIGESLAKMELFVFFVGLLQTFTFQPQPGVSEADLDLTVPETTFTLRPRPQATCAILHE; encoded by the exons aTGGCTTTCTTAATTTCTTGTATCTCCGACCCTGTATTAATGGGTCTGCTGGGTGCAGCGGTGCTGTTAGCTGTACTCTATTTTTCAACCGGCTCTAAAAATGCAGCGTTTAAATTGCCTCCTGGTCCAACTCCTCTTCCGATCATTGGTAACCTGCATTTGGTGGACATCAGAAGGCAAGATAAGTCACTAATGAAG CTTGCGGAAGAATACGGCCCGGTCTTCACCCTCCATTTTGGCTTCCAGAAAGTTGTGGTCCTGACTGGGTACGAAGTTGTGCGGGAGGCGCTTGTGAACTACACAGAGGAGTTTGTAGACAGACCATCCATCCCAATATTTGACCAAATTCAGAATGGAAACG GTGTGTTCTTCTCTATTGGCGATCTGTGGAGAACAACGCGCCGGTTCACCGTCTCCAGCATGCGCAACCTCGGCATGGGGAAGCAGATGATGGAAGGGAAAGTTTTTGAGGAGCTTCACTTCCTCATCGAGAAGATCAAATCCTTTAAAG GGGAACCTTTCAGCCTGAGGTCCTTCAGCATTGCTCCGATCAACATCACCTTCCTCATGCTCTTTGGAGACAGGTTTGACTATAAGGACCCAACATTTCTCACTCTCCTAAGACTCATAGATGAAGTTATGGTTCTTCTGGGATCTCCGTACTTGAAC TATTTCAATTTCTACCCATTCcttggatttcttttcaaaaccCACAAGattttgcttaagaaaataGAAGATGTGCGTGTCATTATAAGGCAATACATGAAGGCAAGCAGGGAAGATATCAATGAGAACAGTGTGAGGAGCTACACTGACGCCTTGGTATTCAAGCAGCACGAG gagaaaaacaagaaagacagCCTCTTCCATGATGACAACTTAATAGCATCCATACTCGACCTGGTCATGGCGGGCACAGAGACCACAGCCACCACGCTGCAGTGGGCCATCCTGCTGATGATGAAATACCCAGAGATCCAAA AAAAGGTGCAGGAGGAGATTGGAAGAACTGTCAAAGCTGGAAGCTGGGCCACGTACGAGGACCGCAAGAACATGCCATTCACTAACGCGGTGATCCACGAAGTGCAGAGGTTCATCACCCTCCTGCCCCACGTTCCGCGCTGCACCGCTGTGGACACCCACTTCAGGGGATACTTCCTTCCCAAG GGGATAATTGTCATCCCATCGCTCACCTCAGTGCTGTTGGATAAGACGCAGTGGGAGACACCGCACCAGTTCAACCCCAACCACTTCCTCGATGCTGAAGGGAATTTTGTCAAGAGGGAGGCTTTCCTGCCCTTCTCCACAG GGCGAAGGAACTGCATCGGAGAAAGCCTCGCCAAGATGGAGCTGTTTGTCTTCTTCGTAGGGCTGCTGCAGACGTTCactttccaacctcagccagGAGTTTCAGAGGCTGACTTGGACCTGACCGTCCCCGAAACGACTTTTACATTAAGGCCTCGGCCTCAGGCGACCTGTGCCATCCTGCATGAGTAG